In Stigmatopora nigra isolate UIUO_SnigA chromosome 5, RoL_Snig_1.1, whole genome shotgun sequence, the genomic window AAGGTCGAGTACGCCTTGATAGTGACAAAAACAGTGACCAAAATAGAAGCCAAATAAACCTTAAAGACGAATAGACTAGGTTTTTTCCATTGTTGGTGATGTTGTGGTTAGCTCAGATTGTATGCGAAGAATGCAAGCCAGTGCGGTTTCCTGTAAATCTCGTAGTAGTGATGTTGCAAGgtctataaaaaacaaatagtcaTGATAACCTGGTATTGCATTATGTATTTTGAACaatattgtaaaatgtaatCTAAGGGTTTCATGCAAGACTTGAATCAAATGCCGCAGTACATTATAGAACCTGACCAAAAGGGTGTATTAAGCCTGAGGTATTCTAAATAGcatttctttgcactaatttatggtgatttagggtgtcccctacaTGGTGCCCAAAAGTAGGTGGGACAGGGTTGAGCACCCTCCGTGaactttcagaaaatgaatgaattattctcTGCTAAGCGTCTGTCTGTCCACAAGTGAAAAGTCACTTGTAGCCCCCCATCCTTTAGCGTTTGGGTGTCAGTAGGGGCCCTCGTGGAAAAACTGTACCAGCACCTCTATGTTAAGTCGGGGGGTCTTGTTAACAAACCTATGTTCACATTAGTTCTGCCAAGagccaaaatttaaaaatgagggTCAAAGAGTCACTCAGTATGTCAAAAGCAccgtaaaaaaacccaaatctaccaaattatttttaaaatataatttattatttatttttcatggatTCTGATGAAATTGGATGccttttaagagagaataaacaTATTAGGaacatgaaacgaggcaaaAAGCCacattatatacaaaatatgataagaaaaaCATAGCCAAAATCATTTTAACCGGAAGTGAGATCTTTAACAGGAGTCAAAGTCCTTTCCTCTTTTGAAAAAGCAGTTTGCATAAtcatcctaaaaaataaaaaataaataaaaaagagccATGACTCAGTTGCTcagccgggggggggggggggggggtgatttgATTAGGGGGCCGTCCTTATACAGTCCTGGCAAACTTGACTCCTCCCCCTTTCCCTTCCCAAGTACGCAGACATACACGCAGTGGCGCGAAACTGTCCCTTTAAGTCGCCGACGTTGCTGACCGGCGTGCGCCTGCTTGAAAAGCGGGCTATTAGTTCTCGCTTTCCCGCAGTGACATGGCGTAAAAGACGGCCCTAGCCTTGTAGCATTCTCCCTTCCCAGCGCCATGGACGCAGTGCgcacgacgacgacgacgacgttgGAGGTGATGACGACGTTCATGATGATGGCGGCGTCCGTGTCCGGACAGGAGgacaccgccgccgccgtggccgccgCTTCGGACGACCTCGTGACGGAGAAGGAAGCCGAAGAGAGCCACCGACAGGACAGTGTCAATCTCCTGACCTTCATCTTGCTTCTCACTCTCACTATCCTCACCATATGGCTTTTCAAGCACCGGCGTGTACGTTTCCTGCACGAAACTGGCCTGGCCATGATTTACGGTAAGGAGAAGCTCATTTGCTCATTTGTGTTAAGTGTACATTTTCGAATGACATGTATCGAATACTCGTACTTTTTGTGTCCTAATGGGTTCTTTACCATTAGAACCACCCATGACGGCATAGGACATGTTTTCATCGTTTTGTGCATGACGTCATTCTTCACAACTTCCGGATGGCAACATGGGCTAAATGGCTAACGGGATGATTTAGCTTAATTTAGCTAGATTTTATGTCACATAAGGCTCATTCCAATTTAAAGCCACTTGCAAAGACGGCTAGTACTGCCACTAGTACTGCCACTAGTATTGCCACTAGTACTGCCACTAGTATTAGTACTGCCTCtaatactagtactactattaatTACATTTCTTATCAACTCGGTTAGTGCTAGGCTACAGTATGCACTGTGGTAAAAcaatagtatatatattatttaaaacaaagtagtctttaaaagcaaaacattggaaagtttttggctgccattgaaagtgattgacttttaatcaattttgggTTCCCAgtagttacaaaaaaatatttttttaaagcctccttttaatttatttactaCCTTTTAACAGAGATAAATGTCCTATCCATTTTGAACGTTATTATTGGTGAAGTAAATATGATTAAATTGTATAAATTCACAAAACAAGCTTTTTAAATTTGTCCGCCATTGACAGTGGTAGacgttctttttattttctctaatATTGACCCCTCTCATTCTAGGTCTACTGGTGGGCGTCATCCTTCGTTATGGCATCCCCGCCACCAGCTACCACAACCGGAGCCCGCCCAGCTGTACTTTGGCCAAAGGGCCCGCCAGCGGTAGCCTGCTACTCAACGTCAGCGGCAAGTTCTTCGAGTACACGCTGAAAGGCCAGATCGACTCGCGCGACATTCACAACGTGGAGCAGAACGACATGTTGCGGAAGGTGACGTCACTacaacaaaataacaacatgtcagtatcatttaaatgtgtggGTGTAAATCGGTTTTCTCCAAACCACCTGGATTTATACCTTGGATCAAAGCTTGGGAAGCAAACATATTGTTTGCCCGtctatattatttaaaaaagaaagaaaaaaaacaccgaaCTCATCCATAATGGTCATAAATCAGTTTGCACTAAAATAgatgtatctcaaatcaatgatCTTAAAAAGGCCTTCTAAAATCGACATGTATTTTGTCAATAAAtgccaatatttttttgaaatattagcAAAGATAATGTACTTTACTAAAAATTAACTGATAACGAGGTAGTAAAACGGGTTTCTACAAATCACGCCATACCTCAAATCAATGACCTTGATGACCGTCATTCTTatataattgaaaatattaaaaacttgTATTCCTGACTAAAAATTTAACTAGTAATAAGGTGGTCATAAATCAGTTTGGACCAAAAATACAGAGTCGTATCTCAATGCAAAAGTGTTAACAAGGGCTTCCAAGAtctacaattattttattagtaTGTCCCAATATTatttagtaataaaaaaaatccactttcctCAAAATTCACCAATAACAAGGTCATAAATCAGGTggccccaaaccataactcatcTCAAATCAAAGATCTTGACGAGTATTTAATTCTTGTTTAATTccccatattatttttttttattccccactCAAATTTGACTAATAACAAGGTGGTCATAAATCAATTTGGACCAAAACATCAACACGACACTAAAATCTGGCTAGTAACAAGGTGGTCATAAATCCGTTTGGACCAAAACATCAAATTGACACTCAAATTTGCCTAGTAACAAGGTGGTCATAAATCATTTTGAACCAAAACATCAACTTGACACTCATTTGAATAGTAAAAAGGTGGTCATAAATCAGTTTGTACCAAAACATCAACTTTAAAGGTCCTAAAAGAGCTTTGTATATCTACAATACGATTTTATTCAATAGTTCCCAATGTTATTTTCTAATAACCATAAAACCCAACCAACTGATGGCGCTCTATCTCCCTTTTTGGCAGGTTACCTTTGACCCAGAagtctttttcaacattttactgCCTCCCATCATCTTCCATGCAGGCTACAGTCTTAAAAAGGTGAGTTGAACTCACAACTCTCACCCTTTTTTAAACCCGTTACATAAGCGGCGAAGAGGGTTAAATAAGCGCCCATGTTTGATCAAAAACTTGttcgttttttgtgtgtgtttttgttcccGTTAAGCACACACAGACGCAAATTTGCTGACGTTTTTGGTTGTGCTTTTTGAGCAGATATCCGGCATGcataaatagaatatttttttgcttgactaagcgtttttcttcttctgctttttCCTGCAGAAACACTTCTTCAGGAATTTGGGCTCCATACTTACCTACGCATTCCTTGGCACTGCTATCTCATGTTTTGTGATTGGGTGAGTTTGGGGCCACCATgcatgaagtaaaaaaaaaaaaaaaaaaaaacgtattttcacgactataaggcgcaccgcattataaggagcactgtctattttggagaaaatttaagacttttaagtgcgccttatagtcatgaaaatacggtatataaaaaaaactacatattttctaaaaatattttttttaatcttcattcgcaatgtttttttttaccaaattccATTAATTTAAAGTCCCATTTAAGAATAATGTGATTGATaactctatttaaaaaataacttaccGTAAATTCTGTGCTATAGAGCGCACTTGATAACCCGCACAagcaaaattatcattttttcgGTCCAAATTGCATTCATTTATGTCCATTTTATCGATAATGTAATTGATAACTATCTAAAATCATAATTTACCATAAATTCTGTGCTATAGAGCACACTTGATAACTTGCACAagcaaaattatgaaaaatgtattaaaacacaTATCCCACTATATTTACTGTatataaatcaatatatatcattttagtTATAATTTTCCATTATATTTGTAAATGTGATCTTATTATATTTGATTAtatgtattaattttaaatacatattgtcatatcatttttaaatattcaaatttagattttttattgttgttaacAGATTTTTGGAGCATACATAATACCTagataagaaaatatttaataaattaaacactcccaataaactcatttttttcctaatattaATTTAAGtagttttttgcattaaaaataaattgcatttaaaaaaaaaaaaaaaaaactttccgcATCCCAtacagttattttatttttactgtttttactgTGATTATCcattaaaagagaaaatgcGCGATATACCAAAGACGTGAAAGTCGAACCGTGAAATGGCGAGGGAACACTgcacttttaattaaaaaaaaaaaaaaatccattccagAAATCTGATGTATGGCGTGGTGAAACTGATGCAAGTTCTGGGCCAGTTGAGTGACAAGTTCTACTACACCGACTGTCTTTTCTTTGGCGCCATCATCTCCGCCACCGATCCAGGCACGACATTCCGTCTTTGATCTGATTTGAATCCAAATgattaatgcaatttttttctggaatgttTCTAGTGACCGTGTTGGCTATCTTCAACGAGTTACACGCCGATGGCGACCTGTACGCGCTGCTCTTCGGGGAAAGCGTCATGAACGACGCCGTGGCTATCGTACTGTCGTCGTAAGTTCGTTTATATTTCTAATTTTCTTATACTTTCACACCAAAACGAATACAAACTCCTTATGATAGACTTATAAAGTCaattaaagctaaaaaaatggagaaaagtattgaaaaatgttaaaaattcaCTACTCTAAGtctaaaataaaatcacatgtATGCAGTAAAGATAGAATAGAAatactacatattttttaaccatttaaacATTTCCCAGATATGGAGGACTTTGCTACCCTCTACTGGCCAAACTGAGCTTCATTTATGCTTGTGCTAAtggcaaaacaacaaataaaatcttataccgttaaaaaaatataatgacacttttttttaatatgatgtGGACATTatcacctaaaaaaatatatattttcattaaaaacctaAATTCTaggaatattattatattttctgaactttaatcattattttgtatACAATTTCAAATAAATCTATAGTGATACAATAATGctaaatataaaattaatgagatttaaaaaaatgcacattattCACAGCCTAACATTCTAaagtattttattaatttttttatagtatGTAGGGAAGGGCGGGGCCTATGAATACTAATCTTttaatgccattgacagtggaatattttaaatccattttcattggCAAGGGCAAATGAATGTCCTTTAgcccctcccattcaaaataggTTGAACATatattgccattaatggcagtTAGCATTAGCCTTAGCATTCACAGTCccccaaatttaaatgaattcgACATCTATTGCCATCATTGGCAGTTAGCCTTAGCATTCAGAGTCCCcaactttaaatgaattggacctcTATTGCCATTAATGGGATTTAGCATTAGCCTTAGCATTCATAGTGAAACATTGTCTTCTTTTCTAATGCGACCATCAGCTCCATCGTGGCGTACCAACCGAGAGGCGCTAACACGCACATGTTCGACGCCTCGGCCTTCTTCAAATCCGTGGGTGTTTTCCTAGGAATTTTCAGCGGTTCCTTCATGATGGGCGCCGTCACTGGAGTGGTCACTGCTCTTATATCCTTGCTAGAAGCTAGCTAGCATTTTCCCGTTGTTCTCAATATATATGATCCATACTCCTCCttaactgtttttctttttgctacGTGACAAAATTCACCAAGTTGCATTGTTTCCCGCTGCTGGAAACGGCGCTGTTCTTCCTCATGTCCTGGAGCACCTTCCTATTGGCCGAGGCTTGTGGTTTCACTGGTGagacaaataaaatacaactaTTTTCTTTTGTCCTCAAACATATCATGTCGCATTTCAAATTAACGGTCTTGGCGAGACATTTACGGATCTTTTGTttatggatctttttttttttcagtaggccaaacataatatttaaaaaaacataacagatAAATCATATTGGACACAAATCGGGTTGTTAatcaaattgtcaaatttgatttatgaccttattttttctaaaatagggtcataaatcaaatttaaatcaGAAGTTGTAAATTTTATTTATGACCCTATTTTGACAAAATCGGGTCATAAATTAAATTTATGaccacattttgtcaaaaatagggtcatacattttatttatgaccacattttgtcaaaatcGAGTCATAAATTTAATGTATGaccacattttgtcaaaaataggGTCATAAATTGATTTATGaccacattttgtcaaaaatagggtcataaatcaaatttgacaaaatagggtcataaatcaaatttgacaaaatagtgtcataaatcaaatttaacaaaaatagggTCATAAATCAAATAACACGGCTATTGGCCGAAAATAATATCCTAAATTaaggtaccaaaaaaaaatctaacgcTCACTCAAATGTGATGGTCATAAAATTGTCCCAAATCAATTTCCCCCAAACCACATTGAGTCATACCTCAAATCAAAAGCCCTGACAAAggttattatttaaaatttccCTCATCTTGTTATGTAACGACCCAAAACACATTAATGCAAATCACTTTTGATGAACAATAATATCCTAAACACCGGGATTAAACCCCATTTTCCCCACAGGTGTGGTCTCGGTCCTTTTCTGCGGCATCACACAGGCTCACTATACCTACAACAACCTTTCTCCGGAGTCCACCAAACGAACCAAGCAGGTAAATACCAACTTCCcttgcatttattattattttttttttgggtggttccAGTGTACATTGTccccaaatacacatacaagcCAATCAGCTGGCAGTATTCACATGCCAGATGGCTCAACGTTGGCTTTGCCTGCTGTGACCTTAATCGCACCAATCGTCTAACGGGACAGCCCTTCCCAATATGGCTGCTGTTCAACCTGTTAGATAGTGGTGTACAGATGACATGTTGCGTATAAAACCACGTGGTATTTACAAAGAAAGAGGTACAGTGGCAATGTTCCCCCTAAGCTGCGTGTGGCGCTATTGCGCACTACTttcatcttctctgcgcagcagcaatcatatggcgcgcagtaaataaaatccaaacttttttattttttttctaatttttaattttatttttttactcctatccccatgatggcgctgttttcgcggcagccagtggcagtagctctgtccactcttatgttttttttgtgtgttttacagcatgttttacatgaaaaattagagggaacattgtacagtggtacctcgagatacgagcttaattcgtccTGGGAAtaagcttgtatgtcaatttatttgtagaaatgaactaaaaataaattaattcgtTCTAACTCTGAAAAAACcccacccaaaacaggatattgaattggaaaaaaacatttatatttgttctaatttgccatttattaacaaaataagaaataattagtggtttaatattaataaaatacttttagcacggcaacgtgctcgcaacataacataaataaagttaaatgaacttggattacaatgcagacactcaaaaatacatttaatctaaccATACActgaatttaattctaattttttttttaaattttgatacatttcttcttccgggttggctctattggccccgcctccaccctgactgcatggcaacgtgcttgtaacataacataaacaaatttggattacaatgcagacacactccaaAATAAGTTTATTCTAACCTTGCACTTACGGTGGCCATTTTGTGATTTGTTTCCACAGCTATTCGAAGTACTTCACTTCCTGGCTGAGAACTTCATCTTCTCCTACATGGGCTTGGCCCTGTTTACCTTCCAGAACCACATCTTCAGCCCCATCTTCATCGCGGGTGCTTTTGTATCTTTTAACAGCTAAAACGAAACAAAAAATATCCTTTTGAGATTTTGGTGATGTTCTTAACCATCCCACTGCCAGATTGCCATCTTTTTGGGACGCGCCTTCAACATCTACCCACTATCCTTCCTTCTCAACTTGGGCCGTAGGCACAAAATCAAAGGAAACTTCCAGCACATGATGATGTTTGCCGGTCGGTATGCCGAATTACCCGCATAAAAACACGTCCAATTATcacttgcaaaaaaacatatcaTGTCGCATCTCAAATGAAAGGTCTTGACGAGGACATTTTATTAGCGCCACATAATAATGttttaagacaaaaatgtgCGTCACATGACCAGTATAAATTTAGGAGCTACTAACAGACTTGGTACAAATCATATGGACTCACATCTCAAATGAAAAGTCTTTTTAAGGGCTTCCCAAATGTGTAATTAGTTTTTAAGAATAAGCATTTTACTaagaaataattaaatgttGGTTTTGTTTCAAATTAAACCAGTTATGAggcaaaaaatatcaaatttaatGGTATTTCTAAGCCctcattttgtcaaaatgccACACAATGACAAATGAAGTCATAAAAGTCCAACTTTTAACACACCCACATTGAGATATTacttgaaattattattttttgttgtttttaaaatgttccgCTTCCATTGAAAATGCGTTTAAGCATGTGTGAACTTGTCTTCCAGGACTCCGTGGCGCTATGGCCTTCGCTTTGGCCATCCGTGACACGGCCAGCTACGCCCGCCAGATGATCTTCACCACCACGCTGCTCATCGTCTTCTTCACTGTGTGGGTCTTTGGGGGCGGGACCACGCCCATGCTGTCTTGGCTGCACATCAGGTGATGTCATTTCCATTAGCCAATCCGCTTTCAAGGATAAAAGTCTCTGTAAATAACAATTTTACAAAAAGCTTATTCtctcaagggtcgcggggggtgctggagcctatcccagccaattttgGGCACCGGAAGCCTttagcctgaagtcagctgggataggctccagcacccccgagaccctaatgaggataaagcaggttTAGAAAAGGAGaatattatcatattttttattaatttcatttcTAAAGTTTTTTGAAGTgttctttttaatgtaattttttaatatgacATATTCTTTAATTTTGCTTTTTGATCctatattatcatattttaGTGCCATTTTCAGTCCATTTTACATGGGGAGTTTTATGTAAActtatattaaatttaaaacttaaataaaaccTTTTAAGTAAGAATAAGGCATTTCTTAGTCAAtctaaagctattttttttcttcaaattatgcaaaaaataaatacataaagatTAATAATTCAagataaaatattaattaaagaTTATTCACACGACTCTGGTCCGTagtacgctccagcaccccctgcgaccctaaaacggttcagaaaacgagatgagattTATTCtgtcctttttcttttaatcaaaatgtatatttcttACAAAGAAAAGATTCCCTCTTcccaaaaaatataacattcttcaaaaaaaacatcttcccttttaaattaacgtatttttttttagtcttagtGTTGTACTTGAGTCAAAAGACGCAACCTAAAACTTAGCTCTTCTCTGATTGGTCACCCAGAAGATGGGGCCAGAGTGGGACATTTATTTCCATCTGTATGCCTGGTCCGCCACTTCCATTGGAATTCTTGCATAATTAGTAATCCCTCCACTTACTTCATTCTGTTCCCCTCTTAAACTAACTCAAGTATTTCtccatttctttctttgtttacaCAAAGTAGcacttaaaaaatacacagtatTATTTGAATACTACCACACTGTCTTTTAATAAAATAGTTCGTCTAAGtatttatacaaaatattttgcaCCGCAGTATACATCACTTTTTAACAAAGTCGCTTTTTGGGTGgcgtatttacttattttttttattagaatccAAAAGCCAAAATTACATGTtaaagtatagtaaaaaaagGCAACAACAGATGAATTGGGCAACAGTTAATTTAACATTATACAATTTCTTTTCTGATTTTTATAGCCCCAAAAAACaatctgtgaaaaaaataagacagttTTAAgtctatttttgggggaaatttgggTAATTATAGTTAAAATATTAAGAACCAgtaaatgtaacaaaaaaacattttaaataactatagcctaaaaaaatacatgtttttgacagttagagtaaaaaataattaaatttacacttgagtataagtcacatttcagttttttaaccattcagaaaccaaaaaacaattttaaatgttaaaataatggaaaaatatagAGCAACGGACAAAATAGgcacctgttaatgtaacataaAACTAATTTTCAGATAACTACTACCTAAAAAAGACACGTTTTGGCTGTTAGAATGGGAAAAAAGCCTAAAAAATATAGAACTGACAAAACAGgcacctgttaatgtaacataaAACTAATTTTCAGTTAACTAAAGCCTAAAAAAGTCAAGTTTTGGCAATcagagtgggaaaaaaaactttatataaGTCACTATGAAAAAAgaggtgcggcttatagtccagaaaatccATCACTTGTAAATTTCTTATTGAATAGACAATGAATTTTGTTTAAAGTGAGCAAAGGCTTAAAAATTACTGGCGCCAATGGAGGGGACTTTTGGGCCGTTTAGCAAATTGCTGAGTTAGATGAGCAACGCTTACTCGGCCCGAGCCgcttattagtattagtatttccacacacacacacacacacacacacacacacacacacacacacacacacacacacacacacacacacacacacacacacacacacacacacacacgcgcgcgcgcgcgcgcgcgcgcgcgggGGCGCTAAAGCCGATTAGCCGTGCGCCTGCTAAAAAGGAGCCTGTGTTTAATATGAGcaatgcggctcgggagccaaaGCGCCGGCATTGTGTTGCCCAGCCACCCCTGCCAAAGTCTTGCCCCGGTCGCCACGGCAACGGGGATACCACGCCATAAgctgtaaatgttttaaatttaatataagTTTACACAAAatttcccagttaaaatggactgaaaatgtcactaaaatatgataatataggataaaaagcaaagtaaaaaaaaatcgttcaaaaataacacttaaaaaaaatagaaattaaactatttaaaaaatataatactcatctcattttctgaaccacttcattctCCCtagaaattaaacaatttaaaaattataataatctcatctcattttctgaaccactttatccttcctagaaattcaactatttaaaaaatataataatctcatctcattttctgacccgctttaTCCTCCCAAAATTACTATAAAACATTAATTTCTACAGCACATCTTTTTCATCTCTCACCACAACTTTATCCGAGAAAtctaatccaaaaaaaaaaaaaaagtgataaacataaaacgtgcaaaaaa contains:
- the slc9a7 gene encoding sodium/hydrogen exchanger 7, which translates into the protein MDAVRTTTTTTLEVMTTFMMMAASVSGQEDTAAAVAAASDDLVTEKEAEESHRQDSVNLLTFILLLTLTILTIWLFKHRRVRFLHETGLAMIYGLLVGVILRYGIPATSYHNRSPPSCTLAKGPASGSLLLNVSGKFFEYTLKGQIDSRDIHNVEQNDMLRKVTFDPEVFFNILLPPIIFHAGYSLKKKHFFRNLGSILTYAFLGTAISCFVIGNLMYGVVKLMQVLGQLSDKFYYTDCLFFGAIISATDPVTVLAIFNELHADGDLYALLFGESVMNDAVAIVLSSSIVAYQPRGANTHMFDASAFFKSVGVFLGIFSGSFMMGAVTGVVTALVTKFTKLHCFPLLETALFFLMSWSTFLLAEACGFTGVVSVLFCGITQAHYTYNNLSPESTKRTKQLFEVLHFLAENFIFSYMGLALFTFQNHIFSPIFIAGAFIAIFLGRAFNIYPLSFLLNLGRRHKIKGNFQHMMMFAGLRGAMAFALAIRDTASYARQMIFTTTLLIVFFTVWVFGGGTTPMLSWLHIRVGVDPDQEPQPSAGTFQVLHGAGGQSRTKQESAWLFRMWYTFDHNYLKPILTHSGPPLATTLPGYCGPLASCLTTPRTYENSEELRNPSGDDGDLSFTFGDAAIATNGLSAEAKTGGKSGSASEELLECEWDSGEIPSRGTRLVFPIQDHI